In the Nostoc sp. 'Peltigera membranacea cyanobiont' N6 genome, one interval contains:
- a CDS encoding patatin-like phospholipase family protein: MSQSTAPKRSTPPIPVTLNCSGGISLGAYMAGIFYELIKEAVKPDSKIIVDIITGASAGAMTGAIAAYYLLRENRERMLNEPVEANIFYKAWVEKIDMEGIDRLGFAPEDGQWSLLSGKKIAEIAELLRQKPLAIEKTQPLALLMTLTNLQGLLKETGFKTEDGEAIRVLSSAETRLFLFDSGLDTKKVNSMWEKVIIGGTASGAFPVAFPPVADDSLIDSPNLENLVDDYRDLDNKDLLKDIVRSDPKKKEFIFSYTDGGVLDGLPICKGIQIENDLLSNKHYPSDANPFKKYWAELRLNPDGLKLDLDNDVTQNENRRRYVYIQPKPVDKLETLQKEEPSLFQKHFPMLTVAIKALTLTKTEHDAIRLQEIRERNEDYKREFENRINLRDLLRSQFGSQSREIENKLEEPLPYRFIQLNRISPSTIRKIKGITKLKAIDTALSKNSYIQAKLDKGDTAGLLASDFFGAFGGFFDKRYREHDFLLGRLSGLVWLHQRCSDLQISDTEIQNLVEQIEGVHGQKFLTKDPTLADLQTSQHIRIVRIFLRFIRIVLIEATLGGKFWLLKIFSFLLIILIGTTELLLTGVMKVFQAFRN, from the coding sequence ATGAGCCAATCAACCGCTCCAAAAAGAAGTACTCCGCCTATCCCTGTTACCCTCAATTGCTCTGGTGGCATCTCGTTAGGTGCTTATATGGCAGGGATCTTTTATGAATTGATCAAAGAAGCTGTCAAACCAGATTCAAAGATTATTGTTGATATTATTACTGGAGCCTCCGCAGGCGCTATGACTGGAGCGATTGCGGCTTACTACCTACTGCGAGAAAATCGTGAGCGAATGCTTAATGAACCTGTAGAAGCCAACATCTTCTACAAAGCTTGGGTCGAGAAAATTGATATGGAAGGGATCGATCGCTTGGGATTTGCTCCAGAAGATGGGCAGTGGAGTTTACTATCTGGCAAGAAGATTGCAGAGATTGCAGAATTGCTGAGGCAAAAGCCTCTGGCTATAGAAAAGACGCAACCTCTTGCCTTGCTCATGACTCTGACAAACTTGCAGGGTCTTTTGAAAGAGACTGGATTCAAGACTGAAGATGGAGAGGCAATTCGGGTACTCTCCAGTGCAGAAACTCGTCTGTTTCTTTTCGATTCGGGGCTAGACACTAAAAAAGTTAATTCAATGTGGGAAAAAGTCATTATTGGTGGAACGGCATCTGGCGCTTTTCCTGTTGCCTTTCCACCTGTTGCAGATGACTCGCTGATAGATAGCCCAAACCTTGAGAATCTAGTTGATGACTACAGAGACTTAGACAATAAAGACTTGCTGAAAGATATTGTTAGATCAGATCCCAAGAAGAAGGAATTTATTTTTTCTTATACAGATGGAGGCGTATTGGATGGATTGCCCATCTGCAAAGGAATTCAAATCGAGAATGATCTTCTATCAAATAAGCACTATCCATCAGATGCTAACCCTTTCAAGAAATACTGGGCAGAGTTAAGACTGAACCCAGATGGACTAAAGCTTGATCTAGACAATGATGTTACTCAAAACGAAAACCGTAGACGATATGTCTATATCCAACCAAAACCAGTAGACAAGTTGGAGACTCTGCAAAAAGAAGAACCGAGCTTATTTCAGAAACACTTCCCAATGCTAACAGTCGCTATCAAAGCATTAACGTTAACTAAAACCGAGCATGATGCGATTAGGCTTCAAGAAATTCGGGAACGTAATGAAGATTACAAGCGAGAATTTGAGAACCGAATAAATCTACGCGACTTGCTGCGATCTCAATTCGGCTCTCAATCGAGAGAAATTGAAAACAAATTAGAGGAACCCCTTCCCTATCGGTTCATTCAATTGAATCGGATCTCTCCCAGCACTATTCGCAAAATTAAAGGAATCACAAAGCTAAAAGCGATCGACACAGCATTATCTAAGAATAGTTACATCCAAGCAAAGCTTGATAAAGGCGACACAGCAGGTTTGCTGGCTAGTGATTTCTTTGGAGCCTTTGGTGGCTTCTTTGACAAACGCTATCGCGAACATGATTTCTTGTTAGGCAGACTATCAGGACTTGTCTGGTTGCACCAGCGTTGTTCCGATCTTCAAATTAGTGATACGGAGATTCAAAACCTTGTCGAGCAAATTGAGGGGGTGCATGGACAGAAATTTCTGACTAAAGATCCTACTCTGGCGGACTTACAAACCAGCCAACACATTAGAATTGTTAGAATCTTTCTCCGCTTTATTAGGATTGTTTTAATAGAAGCTACATTAGGCGGGAAGTTTTGGCTACTGAAGATTTTTAGCTTCTTACTCATTATTCTGATTGGAACTACTGAACTATTATTAACGGGGGTGATGAAAGTTTTTCAAGCTTTTAGGAATTAA
- a CDS encoding protelomerase family protein translates to MSKAVQEQVEQLFQAVKDLQSLEEIKPHCENFNEWINQNTSYSIKSLGTVLSRAGFYKKFKSLPLEQGKNAASVLKHDAIGNVTGNELKHYVLLLCGLDKKDWEERNETTRVSLRLDNGQEISPDEYLEVTGKLLESQDLHEVAVGLVAATGRRPHEILARAKFASVEGQSYQVMFTGQGKKRGDKPVFPIATLYPASYVIERLNWLRKEPTTKALLAEVANENPTDLSAQNRVIDSRRNGSLNRVVRGYFGDKGDKTPILNFRHGEEQDNCKALRAAYLALATERDCQGSTGSKILHAGRLAGHFVKDAPTDQDLQNLVTTLGYADYYLTKPVGFPDAPSKEKLSNVRVSSSNLEAIRHLQEELNLPNQQSVITYLLESFNNRLDTAKQLQSAHQKLAQLETEIKELRQSNNQLEDINNQLDIANKQLQQEKTAMESTASQPTTVTLNVTELDSWLEQKIIEVVNKVTLGQAIAPAAKSIPAKVAPIKEEIDWQAKTDAEVWGSKATLAAVEKIRRSYLAICLYNDTVATGDSDRLAITNQALRDLSGCNGLLVRDWIEQHKDEIISHNAKFGMENKKDPSNPASYANKGKDTDKILLLINEEFLSGEGFKAGRN, encoded by the coding sequence ATGTCGAAAGCAGTTCAAGAACAAGTAGAGCAATTGTTTCAAGCGGTCAAGGATTTGCAAAGCCTTGAAGAAATTAAGCCACACTGCGAAAATTTTAACGAGTGGATAAACCAGAATACTAGCTACAGCATCAAAAGCTTAGGCACTGTGCTAAGTCGGGCTGGCTTCTACAAAAAATTTAAATCACTCCCACTAGAGCAAGGTAAAAACGCCGCTTCTGTACTCAAACATGATGCAATCGGCAACGTTACAGGAAACGAGTTAAAGCATTATGTCTTGCTGTTGTGTGGTCTGGATAAGAAGGATTGGGAGGAGCGTAACGAAACTACACGGGTAAGCTTACGCCTCGACAATGGTCAGGAAATCAGCCCAGACGAATATTTAGAAGTAACAGGTAAGCTGTTAGAATCCCAAGACCTCCATGAGGTAGCAGTAGGGTTAGTTGCTGCCACTGGCCGCCGTCCTCATGAAATTCTCGCTCGTGCCAAGTTCGCATCTGTTGAGGGTCAAAGCTATCAGGTTATGTTTACTGGTCAAGGTAAAAAACGGGGAGATAAGCCAGTGTTCCCCATTGCTACCCTTTACCCTGCTAGTTACGTCATCGAGCGGTTGAACTGGCTAAGAAAAGAACCAACAACTAAAGCACTGTTAGCAGAGGTGGCTAACGAAAATCCTACAGACCTTTCAGCCCAAAACCGTGTTATTGATAGTCGCCGTAACGGTTCACTTAATCGGGTAGTTCGTGGTTATTTTGGGGACAAGGGAGATAAAACCCCAATTCTGAATTTTCGACACGGGGAAGAACAAGACAACTGCAAAGCACTCCGGGCCGCATATTTAGCACTGGCTACAGAGAGAGATTGCCAGGGTTCAACAGGTTCTAAAATACTACACGCTGGTAGGTTGGCTGGTCACTTTGTTAAGGATGCTCCCACTGACCAAGATTTACAAAATCTTGTAACCACCTTGGGGTATGCCGATTACTACCTTACAAAACCTGTAGGTTTCCCCGATGCTCCATCAAAAGAAAAACTTTCAAATGTTCGGGTTAGTTCTTCAAATTTAGAAGCTATTCGCCACTTGCAAGAGGAATTAAATTTACCCAACCAGCAATCAGTTATTACCTACTTGCTTGAGTCATTTAACAATCGGTTGGACACTGCAAAGCAATTACAGTCAGCACACCAAAAATTAGCCCAATTAGAAACAGAGATTAAAGAGTTACGCCAAAGTAATAACCAGTTAGAAGACATCAACAACCAATTAGATATAGCCAACAAACAATTACAACAGGAGAAAACCGCAATGGAAAGCACGGCATCGCAACCTACTACTGTTACTCTCAATGTCACCGAGTTAGATTCTTGGCTAGAACAGAAAATTATTGAGGTGGTGAATAAGGTAACTCTTGGGCAAGCGATCGCCCCCGCCGCCAAGTCTATCCCTGCCAAGGTTGCACCCATCAAGGAAGAGATTGACTGGCAAGCCAAGACTGATGCCGAGGTCTGGGGGAGCAAAGCAACGTTAGCAGCTGTAGAAAAAATCCGCAGGTCTTATCTGGCTATCTGTTTGTATAACGATACTGTGGCAACTGGAGATAGCGATCGCCTAGCAATTACTAACCAAGCACTCAGAGATTTATCGGGCTGTAATGGTTTACTAGTACGCGATTGGATTGAGCAACACAAAGACGAAATAATCAGCCATAACGCGAAATTCGGTATGGAGAATAAGAAAGACCCCAGTAACCCTGCCAGCTATGCCAACAAAGGAAAGGACACAGATAAAATTTTGTTGCTGATCAATGAAGAATTTCTAAGTGGGGAAGGCTTTAAGGCAGGGAGAAACTAA
- a CDS encoding GIY-YIG nuclease family protein, whose product MDLDEITTIIYQPKNDHEPGFIYLMEAEGYHGLIPGCYLRRCKIGLSRNPEARLDNFHRNQPPCNVKILKTIYVEDMADVEGELHQQFSQCNVELIKSQEWFDFNPVQFLMVNWEFEKRSLYVFSLSELPIKLIIFSMIGVLAMGAIAGTQLGFSHQPESQPLLQDAKHKIKN is encoded by the coding sequence ATGGACTTGGATGAGATTACGACAATTATCTATCAGCCTAAAAATGACCATGAGCCGGGATTTATCTATTTAATGGAAGCAGAGGGCTATCACGGGCTAATTCCTGGTTGTTACCTCCGTCGTTGCAAAATTGGGTTATCTCGTAATCCCGAAGCTCGACTTGATAACTTTCATAGGAATCAACCACCTTGTAACGTGAAAATCCTCAAGACTATTTATGTAGAGGATATGGCAGATGTAGAGGGTGAATTACATCAACAATTTAGCCAATGCAATGTTGAGTTAATCAAAAGTCAAGAGTGGTTTGATTTTAATCCAGTGCAATTTCTGATGGTTAACTGGGAATTTGAGAAGCGATCGCTGTATGTTTTTAGTCTCAGCGAATTGCCAATTAAGCTAATCATTTTCAGCATGATCGGGGTTTTGGCAATGGGGGCGATTGCTGGAACTCAGTTAGGTTTTTCTCATCAGCCAGAGAGTCAACCTCTGTTGCAGGATGCAAAACATAAAATCAAAAATTAA